From the genome of Nicotiana sylvestris chromosome 2, ASM39365v2, whole genome shotgun sequence, one region includes:
- the LOC138885136 gene encoding uncharacterized protein: protein MVADALSRKVESMGSLAFIPVEKRPLALDIQSLANRLFDDPHLAVLKETVLQGSAKVISIGKDGVLRLQGCLCVPNVDVLRETILEEAHSSWYSIHQGATKMYRDLRQHYWWRRMKKDIVEYVARCLDCQQLERIVQILEDMLRACVIDFGGQWDQALPLAEFAYNNNYQSSIEMAPFDALYDWRCRSPIG, encoded by the exons atggtcgcagatgccttaagcaggaaagtagagagtatgggtagcttggcgtTCATTCCAGTAGAGAAGAGGCCTCTAGCTTTGGATatccagtccttggctaacagactt ttcgatgatccacatttggcagttCTCAAAGAGACAGTGCTTCAGGGTAGTGCCAAGGTGATTTCTATTGGCAAagatggtgttttgcgactccagggttgcctatgtgttcctaatgttgatgttCTGAGGGAGACGatactagaggaggcacacagttcatggtattccattcatcagggtgctacgaagatgtatcgtgacttgaggcagcattattggtggcggaggatgaagaaagacatagtggagtatgtggctaggtgtttggATTGCCA GCAGTTGGAGCGGATAGTccagatcttggaggacatgcttagagcatgtgtaattgactttggagggcagtgggatcaggCCTTAcctttggcagagtttgcttacaacaacaactatcagtccagcattgagatggctccatttgatgCTTTATACGATTGGcggtgtcgttctcctatcgggtga